Part of the Amblyomma americanum isolate KBUSLIRL-KWMA chromosome 7, ASM5285725v1, whole genome shotgun sequence genome, GTTACGATTGTCAGCGATGAAGTATCAAGCAGCAACTACGGTGGATTTTCCTAGGAACTTGGGTGTGTGAGATTCCTTCTGAAGATGAAGGTGTTGGTTTTTGAGACGGGTGGTGGGAGGGTATAAAGTCAGTCTTACTCAAAAGCTACCGCTGTCTGCACAATGCCTTCAGTCCCTTTTAGTTTTTATTCGTGCACTGACAAACATATACTGATACAGAGCAAACAATACGTATatactcaaaagaaaacatttgacagaagtctgtctggttgggaaaattgGGGTCAGTTGCTTCGTCTTACATCCAAGGTgtgcggccattgacccggagatattcaacacgagggcttaaaaagccaagctgcgcctcgcccgtagtcacaccgtgaagaagggaccgagccgcggtcccgaaacgtcgtgtttttcaaaaattaacctggttggcgtcagtcatctttctactaaatacGTATATAacaataaatgggcttgggcaaggcatgtagtgcgaaggcaaaataaccgctggtccttaagggttacTGACTGGATatcaagggaaggcaagcgtatcattggatggcagaaggttaggtgggcggttaaGATCAagtagtttgcggggatagggtgccacagctgacacaggacagtgttaattggagagataagggagagaccttagccctgcagtgggtgtagtcaggctgatgataatgatgatggtaaGCCCGACTTACTGGTTAGCAGAGGCCATAGGACGTGGTTGGTTCGCAGCCAGGACAGGTGAGAAGAGCGCAGTTGGGCTCAGGAAGATGGCGCCACCAGCGTGGCCGCCTGGAGCAGCACTGAGCAGCGGGCCGAACGGGTGAGCGTCGAAGCCGGTCAGAGCCGTGTGGGGGCGCTGGTAGACTGTCGGCTGTGTCGCATTGGCTCCATAGTAGGCGTGTGTAGAAGCAGCGGCggctgcggtggcggcggtgctGGCAGCATCGTGAGGGTACGTCGGGTCTGCTGTGTTGAGCCTCCGGTACGCCCCCTGCTGGAGTCGAGCGTCCTGTCTCTGGGCCGGCTGGCCTGCCGGAGGGGGCCACATCATCGCATTGGACGTCCCACCTGCTGTTGCCGCTGTCTGTGACACTGCAAAGACCGGTGAAGTTCACTGTTTGGTTGTTGCCGCTGTGCTGTAGTATTCTCTCAAAGCTGAACCGCATTTTAGATACTTTTTCTGTCACAAGAGCATCGGAAATCGAACCTAAGCATCACCACGCAGTGCATCAGGTCCCAATAGCTAAGTGGAATGGACACTTTTTGAAAGCGCTAAAGCCAGTTTCCCAAATTATATAGTAGCTTCAGGATGATGCATTGTTACATCCAGCCGAATGGCCTGATGGGACAATCGTACAAAAAGAAATTGATGTTTTCACTATAGTGGTCTCGTCGCAGACGTTGTATCGCCATTACCTGCAGATTGACGCTTGTCTGACTACTAGAGGAAATACTCGAGAGGTTTTGTTTTCACGACGAGATTGTACCCGTTGAACGCACGCTGATTTAAACAATAGCTGGTATCCTCGGAGGCCTCGAAGACATGAACACTCTCAAATTCCGAGCGTGTGTGGGTTGGAGACAAAATGCTTCGTCCTGTTCGGAGCACGGCGAGGGGCAACAGACGCCAGTATAATAGCGTAAGCCGAGAGCCTGTGCAAATCAACCGTTGAATCAAAGTACACGCCGGTGTAATATTGTGTTACGTTCCACTAACGCGTTGCATAGACGGCGATTGGTTTTTACCTGAATTTTTTACAAGCATAGACGCATTTCAACCCTTGAATTCAAAATTTTGGGGGCACCAATATTGAGGCGGCACCGCCGAGTTCACGCGGATAACGATAGAACAACAATGAGCACTCGATGGCGTAgagagcagcgatggcgtagtgTTAGAATGTCCGCGTCCGCCTCGCGTTCAAGAGGTCCGCGGCTCGAATCCCGGAGCCGcgtaattctccaccgggtttgaaaaaagagctccgcgtgtcgatggaattgcataagcaggcctgggctGCGGCCTGACCTCGATGACCAGAACCGTCAACCCACTCCCTCAAAAGAATAGGGCTTGGCCGCccaggtgtagtacttggccacaaccttctatgaacaaaccaattaaccctcggcgcTCAGTCCCTAGCGGCTgaggagcaactgaccaaggcggcggtcacacctgtgacacagcggagggtgctaagaatttctggctccggacaggccgccgttGGAATCTGAACCCGAAGTaataaacgcgtgttaatgacattctagtcgaaatcaagaaaaacgaattgggcttgggcagggcatgtactgcgaaggcaagataaccgctggccattaaaggtaacggagtggattccaagagatggctAGGGTagggggggcggcagaagattaggtgggcggataagagcAGGAAAtttgcaggtatagggtgggcacagctggcagaggacagggttaattgcagacatgggagaggcctttgccctgcagtgggtatagtcaggctgatgatgatgatgttgatggtgCATTTATGAAACGTCCATCGCATACACGGCCGCAGAGGCAGGAAGGATGATATAGCTGCCCATGTTGTTCAAGGTAGAGCTTTGAAGAGGTGGACGATCAAGAAGACATAAGAAGAGGAAGATGGGAAAGAACTTCTGTGGCAGTTGCATCCAGCGTTTCAGCATCTGAAAATTCTCCCCTTTCCGTCCTCATAGCTCCCTTCATCCTTTCATTCACCGCGCAGTTTAGGTCTACGCACAGTGTGAGACGCTTACCACGCCGTTCCTTTCTTCGTAACCACCGCCTCACCTGCAGATAACTTTTAGTGCTCGTTGTCAAAATTGTCGAGCCAATTGGAAAGGAGACTTACTCGCTGCCATGTGCGGATGACCGGCCATGCCTGGCATTGGGGCGAATGCACCTCCGTTCGATGGGTTTGTGGCCGCGCCGGTGCTGAGCGGGTCGTGCTGTGTCGGGTGGAACGCTTCGGTTGGGGCCTGGTGACCCTGGCGACATTATGCGAGACACGCGGCTGGTTAGACGCAGTCAAAGATACGCGAGATATCTTACTGTTTTTCGTTGACACTCACCCACAAAAGCTGGATAATTTGAAGAGAACTACGGTACGGTACGTATACAGTTATTCTATAcacacttaaaggggctctgaaacgccttcagaggagagcacattaactcacttaatcactgcactgcgttgccatgaaaaccaaaGCCAAATattactcttctacacgcagcagacggcCCACAATCgggcgtcaaagttggcgagcccttcccggcgactttttcatgctcgcaccctcctccgtcccccgcatttGCGTGGACGAGGTGATAGATGGCCGTTGGTTAGATtccttcagacgtcaggcagctaccgtggctgcggccaataagccgcttatctctcGCAGGCCGGGGaactccgctcccagaggggggtaggcgaaggagcgcctacctttcagcgtgcaaaaagtgacgagaggagagggaaaggcgcgaagacgctgaaattcaaattttaactacagataactcagcatctacaaagcgcatttaaaaaatccttgctgaaCACCATTCGTGAAGCGGCATGCTTCAATATcgcaggcatgccgcaactttattagagccccttcacagccccttttaAGGGTGTAAGAGTGTCCCATGCCTAACACCTTTTAGGGTGCTCATAAACACCCTTatgaggcccatgaacacacttAAAGTGTTCATGAACACCCTAACACCTGAAGGGTGATCAGGGTGTTGGTGACCACCCTCAGAGGGTGTTAGTCCAAGAGCGTTACTCCTTAAAGAGTGTAAAAGATTAGATGTAGAGTGCACGAAGCTTTCCAACTGCTTAACGTCGCTGAGCCGTGCGACATGACACTTCTTATGGCGCTTCCGTCCCCATACCCGTCAATTACGGTGCCTCCATGTGTGCACGTGCTTGTTTAGTGTCGGTTTCGGTTAATTCTGGTATTAAATGTGCCGCAAAGCACTCCACTTATTCTTCTAATCATTCGTCCACAAGTCACGGAAATTAGGTTATTTAAGAAGAACTCTGCGACAATGTACAAACGAAGTTAAACTAAtagcatataaaaccttagttcgaccagttctagaatatggatcaattgtttgggacccgcacactcgtggcaacatagacaagctcgaatctgtacaaaagaaagcagctaggtttatataccgatcatatagctggcgtacttccgcgagtactctagtaaaaaaggcaggtttagacaatttacaaaaacggcgtcagtatgatcgattaaaatacatgcactcgctgtttcatgataaactaggtatgagaaaacacgattacatagagcctgtacaccgacgaaccacccgatcgcatcatagcaaaaaacttaaagattattcctgccacactcaaaccttcgctaactctttttttccgaaaactgtccgtgagtggaaccggcttccggccagcattgtagaatgccctactactgaagcatttatgaatgctgtcagaatgcggtcagatagtaattgatgattacggagtgttcttgagatttttgcttgtgagtgcatctcatttgttgaaggcagcgtgttgtgccttgtttcgttttgcgcatgtcacttatgttttctttttcttctcccgctcctgcttacagcctcacctagaggctagcagtactgtgtaaataaataaataaactacctTGTGTCAGGCATCCGAAACGCACGCAGGGAATTGTTTTAATGTAATCTAGCTTTTACGTGTTTCGCAGCAGCTCGGGCAAGACTCGGTTCATCAGGTGTTCTCAGCTGCTTGCTTTGGCAAGCATGCTTTTTTAGACCATAAAATGTGCTATTTTGTTTAGCGACTTCTAATGACAGGAATTAATAGCGAAAAGATTTGTGCGAATGTCACAATTGACTCTGAAGACTACGTGTCACGATGTGGACATATGGTGGCCCTGCTTAACTATCTGGAAGGATGGATTTCTTTTGCGTGTGTAATCTTGGAATATGTTCCTTAAAGATATAAATGTCTGAAAAAATCTCACCGCATTGGACATAAGTTCGTAAAGAACATACTGATCGCTGTCAAGCGTCTTCTCGTCCTATCTGTAAGTTATTTTCAGTGTCATTTTTTTCGAAGAGATGAAATGTATTGCCGCTCCACGCCTGTCATTACTATATCTGCATGCTATGCTTGGAATTAGTTAAAACGATCGATTTTCCTGGAATTAGGGCCCTCCTATGGCGTCTCCGGCCAGATTATTAAAACTCCCCTCAAATTTTTCCAGAGCCGGCTCTGAAACAATTTTGTACGGCCGTACAAACTTTTCTATAAAATGTAAACTATGACcgcaaaggaggaggaggagtgcgcATGCGTGCCTGTGCTAGGGGCACGACTAAGTGCATCTGGCCGGACACAGCGTCGTGTCGGGCTGGAGCGTGGTGCAGCGGCTGCGCGTCGAAGGGCTGAGCAGGACTCGCCACCGCTGCTGGGGTCTGATGGACTGCCACTTCCGCTGGCAGCAGCAGGGATAGCGACGGTGCCACGGCGGGGGTAGCGGCAGCCGACAGGAGCGGCAACCAGAGCACGGCTGCAGCGAGGTTGCAGTTAGACACAGGATGTGCCTTGAAGGACAGAGATGAGGGCGCAGGCAACGTACGGGAGCTGTTCCATCGGCAGTGATAAAACCTTGACTAGAGGGCTCCGCGGGCTCAATTCGGGCTTAAGTTGCCAGCACGATCatacactctaagcagaaaggagtaagaagggagtaagctgtccactAGCACACTCCCTTCTATAAAAGGGAGCTTAAGAGGAGTTTGCTttatttttactcccatataggcgtattcgggCTTAGAGCGTACCTTGGGGTTTTGAGTGTCTATTATTTCATGCATTTCCGCACTATTCGATTCAATTGTGCCGCTGTTCCTTGAGCGCCGAAATCCATTCTCATTGTGGTCGGGGTGTTTGACGCGGTAGCAAAGTGTTGTGATGTCTGTAGTCTaggatacaagcttttcgcatGCTTTATGGGCTATGGACTACCTCACTGCAGCGTCTGCGATGCTAGGGTACGTCAAGTGGTGCGCTCCTTTTCTAGCGCATTTAGAGAACGTGAACTCTCACAGCGCTCCCTGATGTGCTCTTATAGGCTGCAAGCATAACTTGCATGAAATAAGACGGAAACGTTTCCAGAAAGAGCCTAGAGTCCCGCTTTCTGAGGAACGAATGCTTCTTGCTGATCGGGGCACTGAATCCGGAGCACCGATGTGCATCGAAGGCGCTCACATATTTCGCGTAAGAAATTCTGTGGGGCCCCGAAAACTCCGACATATTATCCAGGCATTGGTGTGATATTAGACGGGGCAACGTGCTGTATCGAATAGGACAGGAGAAACAGCGCTCACGTGAGGTGGCCAGTCCCGACGCCATTTGGGGGGCAGCAGAAGCTTGTGTAGAAGAATCCAACCACCCCTGCGGCTGGGTGCCGTCTCCAGCCACACACGACGTGGAAGGACAGTGCGTTTGTGCGCAGGCTGCGGACACAAGGGATGAAAGGTGTGGTGCTTTTACGAGACCTCCGAAGTGTTCTCTCGAACCTTCCTTAGATTCCCGAGACCGTACCTGCTGTCCTTCTGAAAGCGCACCAATCATAGCTGCACTTGGGGTTACACCCTGAGAAACGCTTGATGGTGGTGGATGCTTACAAAGAATTTATTACCGTATGGCAGAGATTCGGCCTAGCTGCACACCACACGCAGTGACGCTAAGGAAAGTGCGAGTCATGACTAGCACTCGGTCATTATCATTCCTTTTTGTCCCGTAAGGCGCGTAGTCCCGTCTTCATACTCTCTACCCTGTTGCTggaagtttatttacaggaggaCGTCTTAGCGTAGCGTTGCCGAATTCGTTGGCAAGGTGTGAGGGAAAGGTTTTAGCTTGCATCTATTGTACGGTAGACGGCATTGTATGCCGTCCACCGTCACCGCTTACCACGGCCACCAACCGCCAGAGCACATGGGCAGGCTGCGATAACGGGGCTAGGTGCATGCCACCTGTGGCCGTGTGCTGTATCATTACTGCGGCCATCAGCGGTAGCAGCGCACCTGCGACACCACGGGCATGCGCATTTCCTTCCAAGCTCGATAACGGTATAGCGGTATACGCGAAACGTTCCGCTAATTGCACTTACACAAGATTACCCGTGCGTGTCTAGCGCCAGACAGCACAGGTAACTACGGAGGAATGCGACAATGCCATGCTAAAACTAATTGGAAAATGGTCTGTTCGACGTGACATTTCCTCAATGAATGAAATAACAGCCACGAGTTTATAGCTGCTTGTTCGGCGCTTTGTGTTCGCGCAGCTTGGCGCGGCAGTTTGGATAAACGGACTTACGCACGGCCGCGCAGTCTCTACCGCAGGACACCAACGACATCCGCGCATCGAACTGATGCGTTGCTGGAGCTGGGAACTGCGACGCATGAGGGGCGGCGCTTCCGTTGGTAGCATCACGCCGTTGCGCTGACTGGGCAGCAAAGCGCCGCTGCTCCTGCAAACAAAGGTTCAAAAGCAATCGATCAGGTGATCGATCGCTGAACTGATACGCTCTCCATCTTATGATGCTAAAATCATGAGGTCATGAGGAGGGTGCAGCGGGTGGGTGGCGGGTGAGACCCGTAGGTGGGAGACGCATTTTTGCAGGGAGATGCATCTCCGGGCACCCAAAAGAGTGTGCTACGGAGGAGGCACCTTAGGGGCCCTATCTGCTCCGATCCACCATGGACCCTGGGGGATGGAGGTTTCGGACACACATACACAGATGACTCTTTCGCCGAAACATAACTATGCTGCCAACGCAGAAAAGGATGAACAGGTCGAATAGCATTTTAACCCTCTTGTGAACTTGCAGCACTTTTTTTTGCTATCGGTCAAGAGAGTAGTGAGGGCGTGTCTTAGAGGACTGTATCAACTCCCTAACTTAACCGCCGCCCTTCATGTAAACGTAGCAAGCTGTGATCCGTGGAGGTTTCGTTGTCGGCACACCTTTTGACAGTTCACTGAAGTCCCATGCGGACTCAAGAGAACGAAGAATCTGGTTGGTTTCATTTATTGGGCTGAACATCGCAAAGTGACACGGCAGGGAAAGGGCAACGTCCGCAGCGCACTCTGGGCAGCAAGAACACATCTGGCGGCACGCTGCCACGTGATCACCTGCCATTTTAATTGGTGAGTGGCCTGTTGCTGCTGCACTGTCGTCCTGGGCCGGCGGGGGCTGGTCAGCTGTGCGGCGTGTCCGAATTAACGGTTAAGTACGCATCAGTGCGCGTAACAGTTAAGTTACTTTAGCGTTTCCTTTCTGAAGATGCACATTACTTTGATTGAGCTTCTAATATATATGCGCTGCggcggctcagcggttagggtgctcggctactaatgcggagtacccaggttcgcaCTCGGctgcggcgtccgcgtttcgatggaggttaaaggcaaaggcgcccgtgggctgtacgacgtcagtgcatgttaaagatccccaggtggttgaaattacttcggagccctccactacggcgccccttgcttcctttcttctctcagtccctcttttatcccttccccggagcggttcagttgtccaacaaGATGCGAtatagatactgcaccatttccttttctaaaaacaaataaataaacgaaaGGTTCGGATTAAGTAAGTTCGAATAGTCCAGATTCCACAGTACGACCAAATACGTGTGGATTAAACCTGGTCTAACTTCAACCCCGTGCCCATTTCGTTCCAGCATGAGCGGTAACTCCTGCTGCTCACGTCGAAGGCCGCGGAGGGCCGCGAAGTCGTCGCCATGGCCTGGACGAAAGCCGTGCGCCTTTGCGCCGCCGTCGTCGTCTGTTTCGGCGTCTTCCGCGTCTGCCGGGGCGCGATGTGAGTGGCGCCCCGGGTCCTGGTAATTCCCCCGGCGGCCGCGCGACGCCGGCGGCGCTGCATCGTCAGACGGCGCTTGGCGCTGCCCGCCTCTTTACTGTCTTTATCCTGCTCATGCGACGATGCGCCGCCGCTCTCCTTGGCGGTGACAGCCGGTGGCTCCTCGATGCCCTTCAGTTTGGCGGCGATCTGCTTGGCCCGGCGCTCCTGCTCCTTGCGGTGGCGAGCGTCGAGAGGGTTGTACACGTAGTCTGCGCGCAACAGAGTGAAGTCTATGCTTGTAGCAACTGAAGTCCTTCAGGCAACAAAGAGGAGAACATAAGATTGAGTAAGACTAACTGCGATGCGATGCTATGAAATGTTTGTTAAACAGTGTTCCTGCCACTCAACACGAGTCGACAGGACTTTCACGTCCTTCTCATTTACAGGGCACACACTTCTAATGAATTGAAAAGATGGAGTAATTTGCGGAAATGGGTGTAGCTTGTGTAGGAACTAAGAAATGCGCTGTAGAATACGAGTTCGCTATTCAAGGCGCCTCACGACGTGCTTTCGCTGGCTGCGCAGTTTTCGCGTTAGAACCCGTCCCTACGCGCTCTGTTCCTCTACATAGCGCGCTGAATTCTACACTAGGTGCAAGTCTGGCGTAGTGTGCACGATCCGCGACGAGTCATGCGGTGAGCGTTTTGCGCCCCTCGTGCCTTGTAGGTGTCGTATACGTGCACTTGCCTTCCTTCGCACTGGCAACACCGTGGAGAGGCGGCATGCGATCTACTTCCAGCTATGCACATGTATCATTCGGACGCCTGCGTACATTACGAAGAATGCCAAGGAATCCAGAGAGACACTCCATCAGACAAACTGCAGCTCTGCGTCCACCCTTTGAAGTAAACGGCCGTGCGTACACACAAAATTAACCGCACAGGCCGCTCAATTTCGAAATTTTATGTCATTGCTCCAGGCACTGCGGACAGCCGCAGCCAGTCTTCACTGACCCTGGTACTTTTTGCGATGCTTGGCGGCCTCCAGTGCCGCCTTGCGCCGGTAGAGGTCCTTGGCGACGCTGAGCGCCAGCCACATCTTGCCCAGACGGGTGCTCACGGTCTGGTTGTTTTCCTGCACCACGGTGCCATCACGGCGTATACCAGCACGGCGAgaagtatacagggtgtttcaaagAAGACTTTACGCAAATTTTAAAACTaggcttttttagttagaagggcgtttttttcggcatagcattgtcggcGGTGCAGTACATCACAGTAGAGCTAATGCGTGCTAAATGGTTATCTAATATTCAATAGTAAACTTTTGAACTGTTACTGTTAGGCACGTTAAtaattattgagagacgtgtagcccgccgtaaaaatattcatatcagtttttagaatttcgaaaacgcggttaccctcatgctgtggcccaacaaattgtgCATACATCACGCCAAAATGTACGCCTTTTTGAAAACGTTGAAGGCAAAGCAACCGCTTccgtgcacgtaactcgtcgaaacagccaaaatttgttctgacgtactacaccgctgacaatgctatgcaaaacaacgctcttataactcaaaaagcctatttctaaCTATTTAGTCAAGTTTTAGGTGACATATACCCTGTATACAGGCTCATATGTGCCGCGATTGTCAACCAGCAACCTTCAGAAAACGTTATATCAGGGCTGGAACTAAGCAACGATCCCTCTCTTTTGATTCAATCTGAGTTTATGTCTCAAATTAAACTATACTGAGTATATTTGAACTTTCTATCAACAAATTTTCGCCACTTAATAGTTTTTAAATGGCCACTCACCTGTATGATGATGGGACTACCACAAACCCACTAAAGCCCCTCATTGCATCCACTCATATGAGTGTTAGGTCCGCTTCATAGCCTCGAGTTCAAAGGTCATTACTCCTTCGTTACTATTAACTGAACAGCAGTTACGAAGACAGCCAGCTATAAACGACGCTGCACGGGGATGTGTGATTAACTTGTATTTGATAGTTCAGCTGATTGGAACTACAGTGAAGGAGGTATAAATTCATGCGGAACAACACCTTCATTTCATCCAAAAGCAGCTCGAATTTGCGCCCCTTCAAAAACAATATAGGGTGCGCTCTTTAGAGCTTCTAATAGTAGGGCGGTAAACACGAGTTTCCTGCCTGTCTTGCTTTGCGGCTAAACGCTCGCGTGCTCATCTTGTTCACAAGGTGGAGCCTCCCATAAACACATAGTTTCCAAGTTCAGAAACGGAAGAAATGCAATCTTTTACCAAGTCATAAGAAAATCAATCGCTAAAGAAGAACAGGACGCGCGGCAATAACGAGTTTGTTCATGAACAGAAGTGGTGTGGCATCAATATCGTGAGTGTACTGCTGAGACCTTGTCAACCCTTTTCGTTTCGAGTGTGGGCGGCGTGCTGAGTTGGTCGGCGAAGTTCCAAAAATGCACGACGACGAGGAAACAATGACACATAAACAGCGCTTCCTTGTCAGCTCTTAAtgaatttttcaatattcaaaattttgttaTTTGTGTTTTTTACTCCTCTCAAATAGCTCGTTCCTCGTGTACGCACGCTTGCATAATATACGGTTGCCCTAAAGCAAATGGACAATTGTGGAGttcaacgtcccgaagtgacactTGGGCTGTGAGAGATGCTGAAGcttagggctccggaataattgtgaacactggggttctttgacgcgcTCTGACACAGCACGTCATGTTAAGGGCAgctagcgagctatggaaagaaaaatgataggcgtaacgttcagagaccggaagagggcagagtgggtcagtgaCCGATCACGAGTTAATGACacactagtcgaaatcaacaagaataaatg contains:
- the LOC144096807 gene encoding uncharacterized protein LOC144096807, which gives rise to MTTPDLRPHVHNCLLLEDHDDESVVDSPSCDGCESMDAASCVVPHGVGSQQPLQTAATSTAAAAAAAAATTTTAASVKNDGQQPPSNLVPTADLGSPSTSAFSMGELGEPNPTSREHSYDLRSRIPRPPNAFMLFAQEKRRLVAAQNPNENNQTVSTRLGKMWLALSVAKDLYRRKAALEAAKHRKKYQDYVYNPLDARHRKEQERRAKQIAAKLKGIEEPPAVTAKESGGASSHEQDKDSKEAGSAKRRLTMQRRRRRAAAGGITRTRGATHIAPRQTRKTPKQTTTAAQRRTAFVQAMATTSRPSAAFDEQRRFAAQSAQRRDATNGSAAPHASQFPAPATHQFDARMSLVSCGRDCAAVPCAQTHCPSTSCVAGDGTQPQGWLDSSTQASAAPQMASGLATSPVLWLPLLSAAATPAVAPSLSLLLPAEVAVHQTPAAVASPAQPFDAQPLHHAPARHDAVSGQMHLVVPLAQGHQAPTEAFHPTQHDPLSTGAATNPSNGGAFAPMPGMAGHPHMAAMSQTAATAGGTSNAMMWPPPAGQPAQRQDARLQQGAYRRLNTADPTYPHDAASTAATAAAAASTHAYYGANATQPTVYQRPHTALTGFDAHPFGPLLSAAPGGHAGGAIFLSPTALFSPVLAANQPRPMASANQCSAGFLRQQPGLSMAGEQQLHSPLGADWPNQPGAWNGPFTSDDDFGMHPFLGRSNGQRNLF